In one Deinococcus aquiradiocola genomic region, the following are encoded:
- a CDS encoding response regulator: MTDAAPVRLLLVDDHDVVRQGLRMFLSLDPELRVVGEARNGLEALDRAADLQPDVVVMDLMMPVMDGITATRHLRAREHAPEVLALTSALEEHKVNGAIAAGACGYLLKDAGPDMLITAIRHAARGEVYLHPEAARRLIREYRGPDMREHLTPRETLTLQLIARGYGNRRMADELGVSEPTVKTHVSRMLGKLGLESRTQAALYALRHGLATLDEA; this comes from the coding sequence GTGACGGACGCCGCCCCCGTCCGCCTGCTGCTCGTCGACGATCACGACGTCGTCCGGCAGGGCCTGCGCATGTTCCTGAGCCTCGACCCTGAACTGCGGGTCGTGGGCGAGGCCCGCAACGGCCTGGAAGCCCTGGACCGCGCGGCGGACCTGCAGCCCGACGTGGTCGTGATGGACCTGATGATGCCCGTCATGGACGGCATCACCGCCACCCGGCACCTGCGCGCCCGCGAGCACGCCCCCGAAGTGCTGGCCCTCACGAGCGCGCTGGAGGAACACAAGGTGAACGGCGCCATCGCGGCGGGCGCGTGCGGGTACCTGCTGAAGGACGCCGGGCCGGACATGCTGATCACCGCCATCCGGCACGCGGCGCGCGGCGAGGTGTACCTGCATCCCGAAGCGGCCCGCCGCCTCATCCGCGAGTACCGTGGTCCCGACATGCGCGAGCACCTCACGCCGCGTGAGACGCTCACCCTGCAGCTCATCGCGCGCGGGTACGGGAACCGCCGCATGGCCGACGAGCTCGGCGTGAGCGAACCGACCGTGAAGACGCACGTCTCCCGGATGCTCGGGAAGCTGGGGCTGGAGTCGCGCACGCAGGCGGCCCTGTACGCGCTGCGGCACGGCCTCGCCACCCTGGACGAAGCCTGA
- a CDS encoding sensor histidine kinase: protein MTRTFLTSPPPSTSGVTGEPRPPRGYFGELWHPATYRHLAYHLLSVPLALLYFTVISVLLSFGAGLLVVVVGAAFLLLLLLVAQAFAELERVLGEALLDVTLPRPRRPLRSSGVWDWAVKTVTDAQTYKTALYLLLKLPFSLVAFTLTVTLVLPGVALVVGSVLPSGFWSGLDGLQLAVGGLGVRALLGVAGVGLTVLGVAVQNLLGRAWAFVTVQLLTDADGSQSARREAEALGRGAQAIPYTVDPQDTLRLLLARGLDASAACRAEVVTPDLHLTLGEDRPAPDGTGAAGRALLYPLNAGEASLGELSVQYDAQMPPSRPELNFWAATAAQAATALNTARLLREARDHGSELERARLARELHDSVAQALYGLSLGTRSARALLDQGRPDEARRSLEYAVNLADGASAEMKALLFALRPDALQEGGLVSALARLTEMLTLRYGLNATLDALHEPSLPEETLGALYRIAQEASHNAVKHARGATRVAVSLVRSSAPGRPDRWTLTVQDDGQGFDPDAVRGGTLGLRSMRERAAGHGMAFALHAAPGEGTTVRVTVDEAAPALSPLPVATAPAPATSAPVTPAPATSAPVASTPAPTEDPA from the coding sequence ATGACCCGGACCTTCCTGACCTCACCGCCGCCCTCCACGTCCGGCGTGACGGGCGAACCCCGCCCGCCGCGCGGGTACTTCGGCGAGCTGTGGCACCCCGCCACGTACCGGCACCTCGCGTACCACCTGCTGAGCGTGCCGCTCGCGCTGCTGTACTTCACGGTCATCAGCGTGCTGCTGTCCTTCGGGGCGGGCCTGCTGGTGGTGGTGGTGGGCGCCGCGTTCCTGCTGCTGCTGCTGCTGGTCGCGCAGGCCTTCGCGGAGCTGGAGCGCGTGCTGGGCGAGGCGCTGCTCGACGTGACCCTGCCGCGCCCGCGCCGCCCGCTGCGGTCGTCCGGCGTGTGGGATTGGGCCGTGAAGACCGTCACGGACGCGCAGACGTACAAGACGGCGCTGTACCTGCTGCTGAAGCTGCCGTTCAGCCTCGTGGCGTTCACGCTCACGGTGACGCTGGTGCTGCCGGGCGTGGCGCTCGTGGTGGGGAGCGTCCTGCCGTCCGGCTTCTGGAGTGGCCTGGACGGCCTGCAGCTGGCGGTGGGCGGGCTGGGCGTGCGGGCGCTGCTGGGCGTGGCGGGCGTGGGCCTCACGGTGCTGGGCGTGGCCGTGCAGAACCTGCTGGGGCGCGCGTGGGCCTTCGTGACGGTGCAGCTCCTCACGGACGCGGACGGGTCGCAGTCCGCGCGGCGCGAGGCGGAAGCGCTCGGGCGGGGCGCGCAGGCCATTCCGTACACGGTGGACCCGCAGGACACGCTGCGCCTGCTGCTGGCGCGCGGCCTGGACGCCAGCGCCGCATGCCGCGCCGAGGTCGTCACGCCGGACCTGCACCTCACGCTCGGCGAGGACCGGCCCGCGCCGGACGGGACCGGCGCGGCAGGCCGCGCGCTGCTGTATCCCCTGAACGCCGGGGAGGCGTCGCTGGGCGAGCTGAGCGTGCAGTACGACGCGCAGATGCCGCCCAGCCGACCGGAGCTGAACTTCTGGGCCGCGACGGCCGCGCAGGCCGCGACGGCCCTGAACACCGCCCGCCTGCTGCGCGAGGCCCGCGATCACGGCAGCGAACTGGAACGCGCCCGCCTCGCGCGGGAACTGCACGACTCGGTCGCGCAGGCCCTGTACGGCCTGTCGCTCGGCACGCGCAGCGCCCGCGCCCTGCTCGACCAGGGACGCCCCGACGAGGCGCGGCGCAGCCTGGAGTACGCCGTGAACCTCGCGGACGGCGCGAGCGCCGAGATGAAGGCCCTGCTGTTCGCCCTGCGGCCCGACGCGCTGCAGGAGGGCGGGCTGGTGTCGGCCCTGGCGCGGCTCACCGAGATGCTGACCCTGCGCTACGGCCTGAACGCCACGCTGGACGCGCTGCACGAGCCGTCCCTGCCGGAGGAGACGCTCGGCGCGCTGTACCGCATCGCGCAGGAGGCGTCGCACAATGCCGTGAAGCACGCGCGCGGCGCGACGCGGGTCGCGGTGAGCCTCGTGCGGTCGTCCGCGCCGGGCCGCCCGGACCGCTGGACGCTCACCGTGCAGGACGACGGGCAGGGCTTCGACCCGGACGCCGTGCGGGGCGGCACGCTGGGCCTGCGCAGCATGCGGGAGCGCGCGGCGGGGCACGGCATGGCGTTCGCCCTGCACGCCGCGCCCGGTGAGGGCACCACCGTCCGCGTGACGGTCGACGAGGCCGCGCCCGCCCTCTCCCCGCTGCCGGTCGCCACCGCGCCTGCACCGGCCACCTCTGCACCTGTCACTCCTGCACCGGCCACCTCCGCTCCTGTCGCCTCCACGCCCGCCCCGACCGAGGACCCCGCATGA
- a CDS encoding acetyl-CoA C-acyltransferase, which yields MPEAVIVSAARTPVGRYGGGLSSVRPDDLGAVALREALARSGLDPAVIEDVYMGCANQAGEDNRNVSRMSLLLAGLPFTVPGATINRLCGSGLDAVNTAVKGILSGEGHAYLAGGVESMSRAPLVQAKPEKAFQNGNQTLYDTTLGWRFVNPRMREMYGVDAMGETAENLAEEYGISREAQDAFALHSHRKAVAAQQGGHFDAEIVPVDVPGRKGTVTVNRDEGPRPDTTPEALALLKPVFRGGGSVTAGNSSSLNDGAAALAIVSRAFAQAHGLTVLARVRSFAVAGVPPRVMGIGPVPATRKALERAGLSMTDLHRIELNEAFAAQALAVLHDLNTAPDDERLNPSGGAIAIGHPLGGSGARILTTLLYGLERSGGTLGLATMCIGVGQGIATIIERE from the coding sequence ATGCCCGAAGCTGTGATCGTGTCCGCTGCCCGTACCCCCGTCGGCCGTTACGGGGGCGGCCTGAGCAGCGTCCGCCCCGACGACCTCGGGGCCGTGGCGCTCCGCGAGGCCCTCGCCCGCAGCGGCCTCGACCCGGCCGTCATCGAGGACGTGTACATGGGCTGCGCGAACCAGGCGGGCGAGGACAACCGCAACGTGTCCCGCATGAGCCTGCTGCTCGCGGGCCTGCCGTTCACCGTGCCGGGCGCGACCATCAACCGCCTGTGCGGCAGCGGCCTGGACGCCGTGAACACCGCCGTCAAGGGCATCCTGAGCGGCGAGGGGCACGCGTACCTCGCGGGCGGCGTGGAAAGCATGAGCCGCGCGCCGCTCGTGCAGGCCAAACCCGAGAAGGCCTTCCAGAACGGCAACCAGACCCTCTACGACACCACGCTCGGCTGGCGGTTCGTGAACCCCCGCATGCGCGAGATGTACGGCGTGGACGCCATGGGCGAGACGGCCGAGAACCTCGCCGAGGAGTACGGCATCTCGCGGGAAGCGCAGGACGCCTTCGCACTGCACAGTCACCGCAAGGCCGTCGCCGCGCAGCAGGGCGGGCACTTCGACGCCGAGATCGTGCCGGTGGACGTGCCGGGCCGCAAAGGGACCGTGACCGTGAACCGCGACGAGGGGCCGCGCCCCGACACCACCCCGGAAGCGCTCGCCCTGCTGAAGCCGGTGTTCCGCGGGGGCGGCAGCGTCACGGCGGGCAACAGCAGCAGCCTCAACGACGGAGCGGCCGCGCTGGCCATCGTGAGCCGCGCGTTCGCGCAGGCGCACGGCCTGACGGTCCTGGCGCGCGTCCGGTCCTTCGCGGTGGCGGGCGTCCCGCCGCGCGTGATGGGGATCGGGCCGGTCCCCGCCACCCGCAAGGCCCTGGAGCGGGCCGGGCTGAGCATGACGGACCTGCACCGCATCGAGCTGAACGAGGCGTTCGCGGCGCAGGCGCTCGCCGTGCTGCACGACCTGAACACCGCGCCGGACGACGAGCGCCTCAACCCGTCCGGCGGGGCCATCGCCATCGGGCACCCGCTCGGCGGGAGCGGCGCGCGCATCCTCACCACGCTGCTGTACGGCCTGGAACGCTCCGGCGGCACGCTCGGCCTCGCCACCATGTGCATCGGGGTGGGGCAGGGCATCGCCACCATCATCGAACGCGAGTAA
- a CDS encoding histone deacetylase family protein: protein MPSVQDPEMPRAWSVWRQLRAAGRAPRRQFMPPEFLETLIAGAEALVQVQDAPELPWALAEAVHDPAYLQRWRSGDVTRAEERAMGFAWDASIARRGLLSCGATLAATRDALQGGWGLNLGGGTHHAYREHAEGFSFLNDVVIAASWARREGLAARVAVLDLDVHQGNGTASMLAGQAWALPVSLHGASNYPFVKEEAGVNVPLPDGTGDDAYLAALEDEAFPAVRAFGPDLLFVLAGADVLAGDQLGRLALTPEGVRERDRRAYALAGELRVPCVTVMAGGYHRDPQRTVEVRLSTVREWVAAAGAAAPFGGRGAPPGSVP, encoded by the coding sequence GTGCCGTCCGTCCAGGATCCCGAGATGCCGCGCGCGTGGAGCGTATGGCGGCAGTTGCGTGCCGCTGGCCGCGCGCCCAGACGGCAGTTCATGCCGCCTGAATTCCTGGAGACCCTGATCGCGGGCGCCGAGGCGCTCGTGCAGGTGCAGGACGCGCCGGAACTGCCGTGGGCGCTGGCGGAGGCCGTGCACGACCCCGCGTACCTGCAGCGCTGGCGGTCCGGTGACGTGACGCGCGCCGAGGAGCGCGCGATGGGGTTCGCGTGGGACGCCAGCATCGCGCGGCGCGGCCTGCTGTCGTGCGGCGCGACGCTCGCCGCGACCCGCGACGCGCTGCAGGGCGGGTGGGGCCTGAACCTGGGCGGCGGCACGCACCACGCGTACCGGGAGCACGCCGAGGGCTTCAGTTTCCTGAACGACGTGGTGATCGCGGCCAGCTGGGCGAGACGCGAGGGCCTCGCGGCGCGGGTGGCGGTGCTGGACCTGGACGTGCATCAGGGCAACGGGACGGCCAGCATGCTGGCGGGGCAGGCGTGGGCGCTGCCGGTCAGCCTGCACGGGGCGAGCAACTACCCCTTCGTGAAGGAGGAGGCGGGCGTGAACGTGCCCCTGCCGGACGGGACGGGTGACGACGCGTACCTCGCGGCGCTGGAGGACGAGGCGTTCCCGGCCGTGCGGGCGTTCGGGCCGGACCTGCTGTTCGTGCTGGCGGGTGCGGACGTGCTGGCAGGCGATCAGCTGGGGCGGCTCGCGCTGACGCCGGAAGGCGTGCGGGAACGCGACCGGCGCGCGTACGCCCTGGCGGGCGAGCTGCGCGTGCCGTGCGTGACCGTCATGGCGGGCGGCTACCACCGTGACCCGCAGCGGACCGTCGAGGTGCGGCTGAGCACCGTGCGCGAGTGGGTGGCGGCCGCCGGGGCAGCTGCACCTTTCGGAGGACGCGGCGCGCCCCCCGGCTCCGTACCCTGA